A single genomic interval of Juglans regia cultivar Chandler chromosome 1, Walnut 2.0, whole genome shotgun sequence harbors:
- the LOC108987947 gene encoding uncharacterized protein LOC108987947, which translates to MKKNVISEKTVSQKPRKINNDIQRVKVQKNNRFLITVNVLGSAGPLRFVVYENDLVAGVIDTALKTYAREGRLPVLGSDVNDFILYCSDAGFDALNPWESIGSRGGRNFVLCKKQRQPQMTEGRSEMIAKKRSSSWKAWLNKPFGKNILSH; encoded by the exons atgaagaagaacgTCATCTCGGAGAAGACGGTGTCGCAGAAGCCCAGGAAGATTAACAATGATATTCAACGCGTGAAGGTTCAGAAGAATAACAGATTCTTGATCACAGTCAATGTTCTTGGGAGCGCAGGACCATTGAGGTTTGTGGTGTATGAGAATGATCTTGTCGCTGGCGTCATTGACACTGCTCTCAAGACCTATGCCCGTGAAGGCCGGCTTCCGGTTCTTGGTTCCGATGTCAATGATTTCATTCTGTATTGCTCCGATGCGGGATTCGATG CTTTAAATCCGTGGGAATCGATAGGATCCCGAGGGGGGAGGAACTTTGTGCTGTGCAAGAAGCAGAGGCAGCCACAGATGACAGAAGGGAGGTCGGAGATGATAGCTAAAAAGCGAAGTAGCAGCTGGAAAGCATGGCTTAACAAGCCCTTTGGCAAGAACATATTGTCTCATTAA